The Oleiphilus messinensis DNA segment AGATTGTGCACTGTTATCAGGCAATAGATAGCGAATGCCCGGTATGTTGAATGCGTAGTTGCATTGTATAGTGGATTGCATGACTGTCCTCCGTTGTCCGATGGACAATTACGCAGAAATAGCAGATAGCTTGGCTTCGGCCAGCTCGTCTGCGATTTCGCTGGTTGCTTTGTTTTGCGTTTTGGAGTGCTCAAAAATTTCACTCAGCGTCTGGGAAATTTCCGCCGTTTTGGTGTGAATGTGTTCGTCTGGTTCGCTTGCGTGATGCATGGACGCGTAGATCAAACCACCGGCGTTAATTACATAGTCCGGAGCATAAAGAATACCGGCTTGATGCAGTTCGCGACCTTCCTGAGCGGTAGCCAGTTGGTTATTTGCAGAGCCCGCGACGATACTGCATTGCAGGCGTGAGAGGGTTTCCGGATTGATAATGCCTCCCAGGCCGCAAGGTGCAAACACATCGCACTCAACATCGTATATTGCGTTGGCCTGAACTTGCTCAGCTTGAAAGGATTCGCAGGCTTGTTTCACTCTAGTGGGGTTGATATCGCTCACGATCAGGTTTGCTCCGGCTTCATGCAGGAGGTTTGCCAGCGCAAAGCCGACATTTCCCAAGCCTTGTAATGCGACCCGAATCCCTTCCAGATGCTCTGTGTGCAATTGGTGGTACACCGCGGCTTGAATGCCTTCAAAAACCCCTTGAGCCGTGAACTGAGACGGGTTTTTCTCGCGACTCGTACTTGTGACATGGCGGGTCTGATTGGCAATGATATCCATTTCAAAAGCGCTTGTGCCGCTGTCTATTGCCGTTATGTACCTACCATTCAGAGACTCGACAAATTGGCCAAACCGGGTAAATAATTTCTCTGGATCGTAGTTGGCGGGTTTGATAATAACGGATTTGCCGCCACCTTGTTTAACGCCCGCCAAAACAGCCTTGTAACTCATACCCCTTGCGAGTCGAATGGCGTCATGAATTGCTTTATTATCATCGTCATAGGTCAGAAAGCGGCATCCGCCGAGTGCTGGGCCCATTTTTGTGCTATGAATTGCGATGATGGCGTGTAAGCCGGAATCGGCATCGCGGCGGAAGTGTATTTCTTGGATATCGGACTGTTCTAAAATTGCGAACATAATGCTACTTCTCCTCACGTCGCCCGCTGTCTAGACGATGGCGGATCAGCTTGTGGCCGACTGCCGGAGCATGAATTATGCTGTTCGACTAAACATTGGTCAGTTTTACTTAGTGCTAGTGTGGTGCTGCATCGGTAGTAATACAGAACGTTACCTGTGTCGGAATCGCCATGTTTACTCAGATCCATTATAGATCGAGATAGATTAAAATATAATCAAAATTGTGTGATATTTGTGACCATCTGTGAGGTCTGTGGTGATGAATTATGCAAATCGAAGTGTCGAGATACTGGTATGGGGCATTAAAGTTGAGCGTTGTCCTTTTGAAATTGAGCGGGTGATTGTCCCGTCCAGCGCTTGAAAGCGCGACTAAACGCGCTGAGTTCTGAAAAGCCGAGCAGGAAAGCAATCTCACTCAGCGAGTATTTGTTTTGTTTCAGATAAAACATGGCCTTCTTCTGACGAACCGCTTCGACCAACTCCTGGTAAGAATGGCCCTCTGCCTTTAATTTTCGATACAGGGTGTGCCGGCTCATATTGAGTTTTTTGGCTATTCGCTCTGCGTCAAAAGCATTCTTTGCCAATTGTTTATTGACCAGATCCTGGACTTGTTGTGCCAATGTTCGCTGCGGCCTGAGTTTGCTCAGTAAGTTTTCGACATGCCGGGTCAGAACCTGGTGAAGATATGGATTCCGTTGCGGTAGTGGATAATCCAGAAAGTTCTTTTTGAAAGCGATACAGCAGTGTTCTTCCCCAAACCGTATCGGGCAGGCGAATATGCGTTCATATTCTGCCGTGTACTCCGGGGCGTTATGCGCGAATGCGACAAATTCCATCTTCAATTGCGGGTGAATCAGCTTTTTGGCTCGGGTAATTGAAACCGCCATAGTCCGTTCCATTATCGGAACGGAATATGCGTCCGGACAATCCCAAACATAGCGTAAATAGGCTCGCTGCTCATCAGTTTCAAACTCGGCCCGAATACCTTCATTGACAAGGGTATACAGGCGCGTGAATTGTGTTAGGGCTTTTCCCAGTGTCGCGTTGTTAAAGAAAATGTGTCCGACAACACCCATCCCCTCTTCCTGAGGCTTTTCTCCAAGGTGCAAGCCCAATGCGGGATCGCCACTGAGAATCAGCGCTTGCTCCCACATGTGTGCATATTGATGCAAGGGGATGCGCTGATCCGGCTTTTCGAGATCGTTCAGCGGCATACTGAGTTCCTGTTCCAGCTGTGCTTCACAATAACCGTGCTTTAACAGAAAGGAGGCCAGGGTCAGAGCGGAGGAAGCCGATACCATTAATTGAAATTTTTTTTCTTTAGGCACGAAAACAGAATCCTTTGTTGGGCCTTCAGCGTAGGCCTTAAAGACTACAATCAAGTGACTTTCGGTTGCAACTGGAGGTCAAGTGATTGGCACAGGGCGTCAAGCGCAATGTACCGTTGTTGAGTAATATAGTAGCTGAGTCGACGAGGTTGATGTAGGTCAATTCACCTGACCCGCCATTTAAGCGAGGGGCGTCGACTACGATGTGAAACGCTGGAATGACCCGATAGTCGGGAAACAGGCGTTAAAGTTAACCGAGCTTCGGGAACGGGATTCATTCGAACTAAACAGAGAGATTACTATGGAATTGGAAATTTGCGTACCACACAATGAAGAAGAATTAAAAAACATCAAATGGTTGGAAGAATACCTGAATAGCATTTATTACTGCTAGGAATTGAGTTTCGGGAGAGCCCCGATCTCATTTGAAAAACCGGCGCTACTGCCGGTTTTTTTATGGAATTCGTTACCTTTGATCCAGTTATGCCTGTATTTGAATTGGTTTTACCTGTATTCTGATCTTCTATTTGGCCTTCTATGCTAAATTCAGACTTTACTTCAACTATTTGAATTTTCTTAGGATTGCGAGAATGAACAATCGCTTTATCGGCACGCATTGCCGGGAAGACGCCTTCTCTGTCACCGGTTGGCTGGTGACGCTGGTATTATTGTTGTTGGCGGGATGTGCCTCAATTGCCGGGTACAGTATCAGTGAACAGACCTTGGAAGGTTATGCCCGACAAGCTGTTCAGAAGTTTGATCAGGATCAGCTCAAAGCTGGATCCCCGCTCAGCCTGTCAGTGAATAAACTGGATCTGACGCTGGCCCCAGAAGGCCGACAGGTCGTGCAACTTGATTTAAAAGGTCAGGTGGCCCTGAACACCGTGATTATGAAGGTTCCCGTGGATATTGCGCTGAAGATTGAAGGGGCACCCATTTACGACGGGACAGAAAAAGCCATTTTTTTAAAACGCCTGAACGTACTTGAAAGTGAAGCCAAGTCACCTTTCTTCAACCAGAATTTCCAGCCGGCGATTAAGCAGAGTATCGCTATCATTAGTCAGATTCTTGAGACGGTACCGGTTTATCGGTTGAACGAGCAGAATTTATCCGAGCGATTGTTGATGATGACTGATCTGAGTATCCATGTGGCAGAAGATCGGCTGGTGATTACGCCCGTGGGGCAGTGACATCACGCTTCTGTCTGAGGTAACCCGGAATTAGGGATGGCTTGATGTCTAAAAGTGGAATAGCAGCAGTTCTGAGTTTAATTCTGCCCGGTGCGGGGCAGGTCTACAATGGTCACTTTTTTCGCGCCTTGTTCTGGTTTGTTATTACGCCTGGCCTGTGGATTGGCTCGGGGGGATTTTTGGGCTGGATTTGCCACTTGATCTCGGCATACACCGCATATTACAAGGCGTCTAATCGTGTCGATCAGGAATCGTATTAGCAACATCAAACTAATGATCTAACCCTTCAGCTTATGAGTCAAATACTGGATTTACCTTCGGGCCTGCTCGACTCGGATTTATTGTGTGAGCAAATGCGCCTTGTTTCAGCCTACCTTGATCAACCGGCATTA contains these protein-coding regions:
- a CDS encoding Leu/Phe/Val dehydrogenase, with protein sequence MFAILEQSDIQEIHFRRDADSGLHAIIAIHSTKMGPALGGCRFLTYDDDNKAIHDAIRLARGMSYKAVLAGVKQGGGKSVIIKPANYDPEKLFTRFGQFVESLNGRYITAIDSGTSAFEMDIIANQTRHVTSTSREKNPSQFTAQGVFEGIQAAVYHQLHTEHLEGIRVALQGLGNVGFALANLLHEAGANLIVSDINPTRVKQACESFQAEQVQANAIYDVECDVFAPCGLGGIINPETLSRLQCSIVAGSANNQLATAQEGRELHQAGILYAPDYVINAGGLIYASMHHASEPDEHIHTKTAEISQTLSEIFEHSKTQNKATSEIADELAEAKLSAISA
- a CDS encoding AraC family transcriptional regulator, yielding MPKEKKFQLMVSASSALTLASFLLKHGYCEAQLEQELSMPLNDLEKPDQRIPLHQYAHMWEQALILSGDPALGLHLGEKPQEEGMGVVGHIFFNNATLGKALTQFTRLYTLVNEGIRAEFETDEQRAYLRYVWDCPDAYSVPIMERTMAVSITRAKKLIHPQLKMEFVAFAHNAPEYTAEYERIFACPIRFGEEHCCIAFKKNFLDYPLPQRNPYLHQVLTRHVENLLSKLRPQRTLAQQVQDLVNKQLAKNAFDAERIAKKLNMSRHTLYRKLKAEGHSYQELVEAVRQKKAMFYLKQNKYSLSEIAFLLGFSELSAFSRAFKRWTGQSPAQFQKDNAQL
- a CDS encoding DUF1439 domain-containing protein gives rise to the protein MNNRFIGTHCREDAFSVTGWLVTLVLLLLAGCASIAGYSISEQTLEGYARQAVQKFDQDQLKAGSPLSLSVNKLDLTLAPEGRQVVQLDLKGQVALNTVIMKVPVDIALKIEGAPIYDGTEKAIFLKRLNVLESEAKSPFFNQNFQPAIKQSIAIISQILETVPVYRLNEQNLSERLLMMTDLSIHVAEDRLVITPVGQ
- a CDS encoding DUF5683 domain-containing protein, coding for MSKSGIAAVLSLILPGAGQVYNGHFFRALFWFVITPGLWIGSGGFLGWICHLISAYTAYYKASNRVDQESY